A window of the Euwallacea similis isolate ESF13 chromosome 20, ESF131.1, whole genome shotgun sequence genome harbors these coding sequences:
- the Abl gene encoding tyrosine-protein kinase Abl isoform X1, giving the protein MGAQNTKERTLPTGIHSTRTTRNRPRTVKDGRQTVANIFTEHSDPVGLVKKLLIKNEALLQSRPLPHIPSLPESDPPSSGSGGTSGGGAQSGGTNGGAAAGPSTPLSLETANRWTSKENLLAQEEDDPQLFVALYDFQAGGENQLSLKKGEHVRILSYNKSGEWCEAHSSSNLVGWVPSNYVTPVNSLEKHSWYHGPISRNAAEYLLSSGINGSFLVRESESSPGQRSISLRYEGRVYHYRINEDPEGKVYVTAESKFNTLAELVHHHSMLSDGLITQLLYPAPKHNKPTVFPLSPEPDEWEINRTDIVMKHKLGGGQYGDVYEAIWKRYNMTVAVKTLKEDTMALKDFLEEAAIMKEMKHPNLVQLMGVCTREPPFYIITEFMSKGNLLDYLRNGSKEQIDAVVLMYIATQIASGMSYLESRSFIHRDLAARNCLVGENHLVKVADFGLARLMRDDTYTAHAGAKFPIKWTAPEGLAYNKFSTKSDVWAFGILLWEIATYGMSPYPGVDLTDVYHMLEKGYRMEIPPGCPPKIYELMRQCWQWHANDRPTFKEIHHALENMFQESSITEEVEKQLQGNDFPVPIGTPHMSYKKSHSGSTGNLHGLVGLADQNITDNLNSISTKLTTFTGGSKSSLVQMRRTTNKKGKTAPAPPKRTSLLSSCSSFRDSTFDDQGQGEHANEDGSELNGLTREMQNLTASTRGDSESDFQDQTPDTDDSGAHSYPEISAVGSLGGSGLGSFKRVPIMGNRGLEQRGKKTKTKDSPAVQVAALEVQNVRKAISRYGTLPKGARIGAYLESLRQSGISANDESATGQAVAGIAVQGESESTPRSLSPRTNIRAQPQMIRSNSSSGVTAFHATHPPSSPTSSKLSRNRNLTRNNTDSLRSSLRTFKAPQSSFRGGSPSRSLPPPTLADLEFPPPPTDLPPPPEEFDSIDTVDCTASLMTSSTELKKKIVPMSPMLPSKKSVLEGLEGGGGDVSTLQPSVEEASSRFGVSLKRRELSSDSCSSVKEVVNKEENKSKEEKSPQRTSLSLTSPSHDGKSPMSVDSDVPAVGSPLEPLPPPPVFPEADEESLETCLLDDAAASDDNKTASKVFKNRLVMKEMELKLVAEIKERADQKQGRNLKESPIDPILAVSGISHDPVSQLVTELSQSLNIEKEPFRKNSLGATNLKRSQESCEKETNGVTFVSQLKKTDQVKKVLTKEKSDLGDSSLIIDFKSRLRKVDEKNTKKEGKSLIMALKQHFNLRFVGDKLEDNETISELTGKRESTASNESANLKIEEADDKRKSTGSISSLKKLWEAKDSDYGTVQLSPKLSIKSTKSEEILEHSPIDNSDDSSKMDRSVSSEKSSTKSEKKSWPPCGSEEKPVIPIKPPVKAVKPIVNRPAGPAIYATPIAPKPPISVKPVSTDCSNNSINANNKTPEEESQKLGASPASVDKTGKESILEISQALESTLNTIRSTPAVPTATWLQLSDKIGLLHGSCMDYADNAVPAHTKFHFRELLTRLEHQGRQMRSASTRNQTENTRCINEVNNTIKDVVNVVFR; this is encoded by the exons ATGGGAGCGCAAAATACCAAAGAAAGGACATTACCTACGGGAATCCATTCGACTAGAACGACGAGAAATAGACCAAGAACGGTGAAAGATGGACGGCAAACTGTCGCCAATATTTTTACAGAACATAGCG ATCCAGTAGGTCTAGTGAAAAAActtcttattaaaaatg AAGCTCTCCTGCAAAGTAGACCCCTGCCGCATATTCCCAGTCTTCCAGAGTCGGACCCTCCTTCGAGCGGATCGGGAGGCACCTCCGGGGGAGGTGCCCAGTCAGGAGGTACCAACGGAGGAGCGGCGGCCGGTCCCTCCACACCCCTCTCCTTGGAGACAGCAAATCGGTGGACATCTAAAGAGAACCTGCTGGCGCAGGAGGAGGACGATCCGCAGTTGTTTGTGGCCCTCTATGATTTTCAAGCCGGGGGAGAGAATCAGCTCAGCTTGAAGAAAG GTGAACACGTCCGAATATTGAGCTACAACAAAAGTGGCGAATGGTGCGAAGCTCATTCCTCCTCCAATCTGGTCGGCTGGGTACCCTCCAATTACGTAACCCCTGTAAATTCCCTAGAAAAGCACTCGTGGTACCACGGACCTATATCTCGGAACGCAGCGGAATACCTCCTCAGTTCCGGCATTAATGGCAGTTTCCTGGTCAGGGAGTCGGAGAGCAGCCCTGGACAACGAAGCATTTCGCTGCGGTATGAGGGGAGAGTATACCATTACAG AATTAACGAAGACCCCGAGGGCAAAGTCTACGTCACTGCCGAAAGCAAATTCAACACTTTGGCCGAACTCGTTCACCACCATTCGATGCTTTCGGACGGACTAATAACTCAATTGCTCTATCCCGCTCCGAAACACAACAAACCCACGGTGTTCCCGTTGAGTCCCGAGCCGGACGAATGGGAGATTAATCGGACCGATATCGTAATGAAACATAAATTGGGCGGCGGCCAATACGGAGACGTATACGAGGCCATATGGAAAAG ATACAATATGACGGTGGCCGTAAAAACCCTAAAAGAAGATACCATGGCACTGAAAGATTTCCTGGAAGAAGCGGCCATAATGAAAGAGATGAAACATcccaatttagtgcaattgaTGGGCGTTTGCACTCGAGAGCCGCCTTTTTACATCATTACAGAATTTATGAGCAAAG GTAATTTGCTTGATTATCTAAGGAACGGTAGCAAAGAACAAATCGACGCTGTAGTACTAATGTACATAGCAACGCAAATCGCAAGCGGGATGAGCTACTTGGAGAGCCGCAGTTTTATTCACCGAGACTTGGCCGCGAGGAACTGTTTGGTGGGAGAGAATCATCTGGTTAAAGTGGCCGATTTCGGTCTAGCAAGGCTAATGAGGGACGACACATACACTGCCCATGCAG GAGCAAAATTCCCGATTAAATGGACCGCGCCAGAAGGACTGGCTTACAATAAATTCTCCACGAAGTCCGATGTTTGGGCCTTCGGCATTTTGCTGTGGGAAATTGCCACGTACGGGATGTCTCCCTATCCAGGGGTGGATTTGACTGACGTCTATCACATGCTAGAGAAGg GCTATAGGATGGAGATTCCCCCGGGTTGCCCCCCGAAAATCTACGAGTTGATGCGGCAGTGTTGGCAGTGGCACGCCAATGATAGACCGACGTTTAAAGAGATCCATCACGCccttgaaaatatgtttcaaGAGTCGAGTATTACAGAAG AGGTAGAGAAACAATTACAGGGTAACGATTTTCCCGTGCCGATTGGCACACCTCACATGTCTTACAAGAAATCGCATTCGGGCAGTACAGGGAACTTGCACGGGTTAGTCGGTTTGGCGGATCAGAATATTACAG acaACTTGAATAGTATTTCCACGAAATTAACCACATTTACGGGGGGCTCGAAAAGCAGTCTGGTGCAAATGAGGAGAACTACCAACAAAAAGGGCAAAACCGCCCCAGCGCCCCCTAAACGAACCAG CCTCCTGTCTTCTTGCAGTTCGTTCCGCGACAGTACGTTCGACGACCAGGGTCAGGGAGAGCACGCCAACGAGGATGGATCCGAGCTAAATG GGTTGACAAgggaaatgcaaaatttaaccGCCAGTACTAGGGGCGATAGTGAGAGCGATTTCCAAGACCAAACCCCCGACACCGACGATTCCGGGGCGCATTCCTACCCCGAAATATCGGCTGTGGGCAGTTTAGGGGGCAGCGGCCTCGGTTCCTTTAAAAGAGTCCCTATAATGGGTAACCGCGGACTAGAGCAAAGGGGGAAGAAGACTAAAACCAAAGATTCACCCGCA gtacagGTGGCTGCATTGGAAGTACAAAATGTGCGAAAAGCTATTAGTAGGTATGGGACCTTGCCGAAAGGGGCGCGAATTGGGGCGTATTTGGAATCACTTCGACAGAGCGGAATTTCTGCAAATGATGAATCAGCGACTGGTCAAGCTGTGGCTGGTATTGCGGTCCAAGGCGAGTCTGAGTCTACTCCAAG GTCATTATCCCCCAGAACGAACATCAGGGCTCAGCCTCAAATGATACGCAGCAACTCATCCAGTGGTGTTACTGCATTTCACGCGACCCATCCGCCAAGCTCGCCCACCTCTTCGAAATTATCTAGAAATAGGAACTTGACCAG GAATAATACGGACAGCCTCAGATCCAGTCTCCGCACTTTTAAAGCTCCGCAAAGCTCCTTTCGCGGGGGCAGTCCGTCCCGTTCCCTTCCCCCTCCAACTTTAGCCGATCTGGAGTTTCCCCCGCCGCCCACGGACTTGCCACCGCCTCCGGAAGAGTTTGACAGCATCGACACAGTGGACTGCACAGCGTCACTAATGACATCGTCCACCgaattgaagaagaaaatagtTCCCATGTCTCCGATGTTGCCGAGCAAGAAGAGCGTCTTGGAAGGTTTGGAGGGCGGCGGGGGGGATGTTAGTACATTGCAGCCGTCGGTAGAAGAAGCTAGTTCGAG ATTCGGTGTTAGCTTGAAACGACGCGAGCTTTCTTCGGATAGTTGTAGTAGCGTAAAAGAAGTCGTAAACAAGgaagaaaataaatcgaaaGAAGAGAAAAGTCCGCAACGAACAAGTTTGAGTCTCACTAGTCCTAGTCATGACGGCAAGAGCCCTATGAGCGTTGATTCCGATGTTCCTGCCGTGGGTTCTCCTCTGGAGCCTTTGCCCCCTCCTCCAGTTTTCCCTGAAGCTG acgaAGAGTCATTGGAAACGTGCCTGCTTGATGATGCCGCAGCGAGCGATGACAATAAAACGGCATCTAAAGTGTTCAAAAATAGATTAGTAATGAAGGAAATGGAGCTGAAACTAGTCGCAGAAATAAAGGAAAGGGCGGATCAAAAGCAGGGTAGAAACTTGAAAGAATCTCCGATTGACCCAATTTTGGCTGTGAGTGGCATTAGCCACGATCCTGTGTCTCAATTAG TAACTGAATTATCCCAGTcgttaaatatagaaaaagaaCCTTTTCGGAAGAATTCCCTAGGGGCAACGAATTTGAAAAGGTCCCAGGAAAGTTGCGAGAAAGAAACGAACGGTGTGACTTTTGTTTcgcaacttaaaaaaactgatcaagttaagaaagttttaaccaaagaaaaaagtgacTTGGGTGATTCCTCGTTGATAATCGACTTCAAATCTAGGCTTAGGAAAGTAGatgagaaaaatacaaaaaaagaagGCAAGTCTCTCATTATGGCACTAAAGCAGCATTTTAATCTGAGATTTGTAGGTGATAAATTAGAAGACAACGAGACGATTTCGGAATTGACCGGGAAACGAGAGAGTACGGCCAGCAACGAGAGCGCGAATTTGAAGATTGAAGAGGCAGATGATAAGCGGAAGAGCACAGGCAGCATCAGTAGTTTAAAGAAATTGTGGGAGGCCAAAGACTCGGATTACGGGACTGTGCAATTGAGCCCAAAATTGTCGATTAAGAGTACGAAAAGTGAAGAAATTCTTGAGCATTCACCCATTGATAATTCGGACGATTCCTCGAAAATGGACCGAAGTGTCAGTTCTG aaaaatcctCCACAAAATCAGAGAAAAAATCTTGGCCTCCTTGCGGTAGTGAGGAAAAGCCAGTGATACCGATTAAACCTCCCGTGAAAGCAGTCAAACCTATAGTGAACCGGCCGGCCGGGCCCGCCATCTACGCAACTCCTATCGCTCCAAAACCTCCAATATCAGTCAAACCCGTCAGCACTGATTGTAGTAATAATAGTATTAACGCAAACAATAAAACTCCTGAAGAGGAAAGCCAAAAATTGGGGGCATCCCCTGCTTCTGTTGATAAGACTGGAAAAGAGAGTATTCTCGAGATTTCTCAGGCCCTCGAGAGTACGTTAAACACGATAAG AAGCACTCCAGCTGTGCCAACCGCCACCTGGTTGCAACTTTCCGATAAAATAGGCCTTCTGCATGGCTCGTGCATGGATTACGCGGACAACGCAGTGCCGGCACAcacaaaattccattttagAGAGCTTTTAACCAG GTTGGAGCATCAAGGCAGACAAATGCGATCTGCGAGCACGAGAAATCAAACTGAAAACACTAGATGTATCAATGAGGTGAATAATACTATTAAAGATGTAGTGAATGTTGTGTTTCGATAG